Proteins encoded by one window of Bactrocera oleae isolate idBacOlea1 chromosome 4, idBacOlea1, whole genome shotgun sequence:
- the LOC106618306 gene encoding transmembrane protein 14 homolog produces the protein MSTDLLGFLYAATVAAGGIVGYVKAGSIPSLGAGLAFGAILGVGAHLNSQDPPRPLLQLGTSVALAGIMGARWQRSGKMMPAGMICIISVAAMLRNLITYNRYLPLPGRQQ, from the exons atgtCAACAGATTTACTCGGATTTTTATATGCCGCCACTGTTGCTGCTGGCGGTATTGTAGGCTATGTTAAAGCCG GTTCCATACCGTCGTTGGGTGCTGGATTGGCATTCGGTGCCATTCTCGGTGTGGGTGCACACTTGAATTCACAGGATCCGCCACGTCCACTCTTGCAGTTGGGCACTTCTGTGGCTTTGGCCGGTATCATGGGCGCACGTTGGCAACGATCTGGTAAAATGATGCCTGCTGGCATGATTTGCATTATATCTGTTGCCGCCATGCTTCGAAATTTAATCACTTACAATCGTTACTTGCCATTACCGGGAAGACAACAGTaa
- the Psi gene encoding far upstream element-binding protein 3: protein MSEFAASQSNLNQSQAFAAALQRAKQIAAKIQPNTAQPSGGGSSSAGISPPSGIGFKRNHDDSDSGPEAKRFTSPGNDYNNSNGSSVGGGGSNAGSTNISQALAQATAVAQRLAATAGTTVEEQIRIPESLVNSVLGRGSTETITQIQGESGCKVQLSQDQDRVITLRGSRETVTKGRELFQQLSNRNGGGNIEVVLTINMPPPGPTGFPPYQEIMIPGTKVGLVIGKGGDTIKQLQEKTGAKMVIIQDGPNQEIIKPLRISGDPQKIEHAKQAVLDLIAQKDLQAAALAARNNGGSVQGAGVGGSGGYNFGNTGEQCEVFVPKIAVGVVIGKGGDMIRKIQTECGCKLQFIQGKNDEPGDRRCLIQGTRQQVDDAKRMIDGLIENMMQRQQRNANSSSNGSMDGNNSNYGYGYGVNHAQQPPREEITFMVPSSKCGIVIGRGGETIKLINQQSGAYCEMDRNAVNPPSEKLFKCKGTSEQVEAARQMIAEKINMELPIISRKPISGNIPGQHNNQGGYGQNPMQNDPNAAAAAYQQQWGGYAQGWGDQSQQQQMMMGGAAMGQNTGAAAGGQADYSAQWIEYYKSMGLMREAEMIEQQLKAKQAGANAGQPMGAVGMPQQQQAQQQPQQQSQQQQAQQGGGTADYSAQWAEYYRSVGKIAEAEAIEKQMKQGQNGQANASGGAVNSNNAAGVNSNAGGSSNAGAGNNPADGSNNAAMQGMTPSQYAQYSQYYAAAQASQAAGGAAPGYPQAAYGGYGAPGGGYPGAPQPNMQPSNMGGGPNAANQNKQKGDQK, encoded by the exons ATGAGTGAATTTGCTGCATCACAATCTAATCTTAATCAGTCGCAAGCATTTGCAGCCGCACTACAGCGTGCTAAGCAg ATCGCCGCTAAGATACAGCCAAATACCGCACAACCAAGTGGTGGAGGTTCTTCTAGCGCTGGTATATCACCTCCATCCGGCATTGGTTTTAAGCGTAACCACGATGACAGTGATTCCGGTCCGGAAGCCAAACGTTTCACTAGTCCTGGCAACGATTACAATAATTCCAACGGTAGCAGCGTGGGCGGCGGCGGTAGTAATGCTGGATCGACGAATATTTCTCAAGCACTCGCACAAGCCACCGCTGTTGCTCAGCGTTTAGCCGCTACAGCTGGCACAACAGTGGAGGAGCAAATACGCATTCCAGAATCGCTGGTAAACTCGGTACTGGGACGTGGCAGCACTGAGACAATTACTCAAATTCAGGGTGAATCTGGTTGCAAAGTGCAGCTTTCACAGGATCAAG atcGCGTGATTACTTTACGTGGATCTCGAGAGACTGTTACTAAAGGACGCGAATTATTCCAACAATTGTCTAATCGTAATGGCGGTGGAAATATCGAAGTCGTGTTGACCATAAATATGCCTCCACCAGGGCCTACAGGGTTCCCACCGTACCAAGAAATTATGATACCTGGCACCAAAGTGGGTTTGGTAATTGGCAAAGGTGGTGATACCATAAAACAACTGCAAGAAAAGACGGGTGCGAAAATGGTTATAATACAAGATGGACCAAATCAagaaataatt aaaccACTTCGTATCTCTGGAGATCCGCAAAAAATCGAACATGCCAAGCAAGCTGTATTAGACTTGATAGCACAGAAAGATTTACAAGCAGCTGCGCTTGCAGCACGTAATAATGGCGGGAGTGTGCAAGGCGCTGGCGTTGGTGGAAGCGGTGGCTATAATTTTGGCAACACTGGCGAACAGTGCGAAGTATTTGTGCCGAAAATAGCTGTCGGTGTGGTTATTGGTAAAGGTGGTGACATGATACGAAAAATACAGACCGAATGCGGTTGTAAGCTGCAATTCATACAAGGCAAGAATGATGAACCTGGCGACAGACGATGCCTTATACAAGGCACACGGCAACAAGTTGATGACGCCAAACGTATGATTGACGGACTTATTGAGAATATGATG CAACGACAACAACGCAACGCTAATAGCAGTAGCAATGGCAGCATGGATGGAAACAATTCCAATTACGGTTACGGTTATGGCGTAAATCACGCACAACAGCCGCCACGCGAAGAAATAACATTTATGGTACCTTCATCAAAATGTGGT attgttATTGGTCGCGGCGGTGAAACCATCAAGCTTATAAATCAGCAATCAGGGGCATATTGTGAAATGGATCGAAATGCTGTCAATCCACCCTCTGAGAAGCTCTTTAAATGCAAAGGCACCTCGGAACAAGTAGAAGCTGCACGTCAAATGATTGCCGAAAAGATTAATATGGAGTTGCCAATTATTTCGCGTAAACCCATTAGTGGTAACATTCCTGGACAACATAACAACCAAGGTGGTTATGGACAGAACCCCATGCAAAATGACCCCAACGCTGCTGCTGCCGCTTATCAACAGCAGTGGGGCGGTTATGCCCAAGGTTGGGGTGATCAAagtcagcaacaacaaatgatgATGGGTGGCGCAGCTATGGGACAGAATACCGGAGCAGCTGCTGGTGGGCAAGCTGATTACTCCGCACAATGGATCGAATATTACAA ATCAATGGGCTTAATGCGAGAAGCTGAAATGATCGAACAGCAGCTAAAAGCTAAACAAGCGG GTGCGAATGCGGGTCAACCAATGGGTGCTGTTGGTatgccacaacaacagcaagcacaACAGCAACCTCAACAACagtcacagcaacaacaagcacaacaaGGTGGCGGTACAGCAGATTACAGCGCGCAATGGGCTGAGTATTATCGCAGTGTAGGCAAGATTGCCGAAGCCGAAGCAATCGAAAAGCAAATGAAG CAAGGACAGAATGGTCAAGCGAATGCATCAGGCGGCGCTGTTAACAGTAATAATGCAGCAGGTGTTAATAGCAATGCTGGTGGTAGTAGCAACGCGGGCGCCGGTAATAACCCCGCTGATGGCAGCAACAATGCAGCGATGCAAGGTATGACACCTAGTCAATATGCGCAGTATTCACAATACTATGCAGCCGCGCAAGCGAGTCAGGCGGCAGGCGGTGCTGCACCCGGCTATCCACAAGCGGCTTATGGGGGCTATGGCGCACCGGGAGGTGGATATCCAGGCGCGCCACAACCCAACATGCAGCCCAGTAATATGGGTGGCGGACCAAATGCCGCCAACCAGAATAAACAAAAAGGCGACCAGAAGTAA